One Tunturibacter gelidoferens genomic region harbors:
- the dinB gene encoding DNA polymerase IV, protein MIRKIVHVDMDAFYASVEQRDDPGLRGRPVVVAWRGNRSVVCAASYEARRFGVHSAMPATRAERLCPDAIFVPPDFIRYRAVSRAVREIFQRHTDLIEPLSLDEAYLDVTENKTGLPTATRVAITIRQQIHDELHLTASAGVAQNKFLAKIASDWRKPNGLFVIQPEEVQTFLPPLPVARIPGVGKVTETRLKQIGIMTIADLRALEPSQLEAHFGRYGIRLYELARGIDHSKVIPDRPTKSISAEDTFERDIRLSETEELIRRLAEKVWTASRQDGRVARTVVLKLKTSEFNILTRSHTPPIPPESCEELTAIALFLRERINLEPAQRFRLVGVGLSNFRDAEGLQSPLFE, encoded by the coding sequence ATGATTCGCAAGATCGTTCACGTAGATATGGACGCGTTCTATGCCTCGGTCGAGCAGCGTGATGATCCAGGGCTGCGCGGAAGACCCGTCGTCGTAGCATGGCGCGGCAACCGGTCGGTTGTGTGTGCCGCCTCCTACGAGGCGCGACGCTTCGGGGTTCATTCTGCAATGCCCGCCACCCGCGCCGAACGACTATGCCCGGACGCGATCTTCGTTCCTCCCGACTTCATTCGCTACCGCGCCGTCTCCCGCGCAGTGCGAGAGATCTTCCAGCGACACACCGATTTGATCGAGCCTCTCTCACTCGACGAAGCCTATCTCGACGTCACCGAAAACAAGACAGGCCTCCCCACTGCAACGCGAGTAGCCATCACCATCCGGCAACAGATTCACGACGAGTTGCACCTGACCGCATCCGCAGGCGTGGCGCAGAATAAGTTCCTCGCCAAGATCGCCTCCGACTGGCGCAAACCAAACGGTCTCTTCGTCATTCAACCCGAAGAGGTTCAGACCTTCCTCCCTCCACTTCCCGTCGCACGTATTCCAGGCGTCGGAAAGGTCACCGAAACCCGGCTGAAGCAGATCGGCATTATGACCATCGCCGACCTGCGGGCTCTGGAGCCGAGCCAACTGGAAGCACACTTCGGACGCTACGGAATACGGCTCTACGAGCTCGCCCGTGGGATCGATCACAGTAAGGTCATCCCAGATAGACCAACAAAATCCATCTCTGCCGAAGACACCTTCGAACGCGACATCCGGCTGTCCGAAACCGAGGAGTTGATCCGACGGCTCGCAGAAAAAGTCTGGACCGCTTCCCGCCAGGATGGCCGAGTGGCTCGCACTGTGGTTTTGAAACTGAAGACCAGCGAGTTTAACATCCTCACGCGCAGCCACACTCCGCCTATTCCTCCGGAATCCTGCGAGGAACTCACAGCAATCGCTCTCTTCCTCCGAGAGCGTATAAATCTCGAACCAGCTCAACGTTTTCGTTTGGTGGGCGTCGGCCTGAGTAACTTTCGAGACGCTGAAGGTCTGCAATCTCCCCTGTTCGAATAG